A window of Bombyx mori chromosome 2, ASM3026992v2 contains these coding sequences:
- the LOC105842576 gene encoding uncharacterized protein LOC105842576 codes for MESQRAAARGRGRGGRGGIRSVRGGSHHQAQPSASELPVTMPIQELPPGQSLETPLHPKRVRVLAAVVAKHPRSEMWRTDVPSPTRRDQELPVPSPALQRRRRGRKMLCSRRWCPDLPGCG; via the exons atggAATC TCAACGTGCTGCAGCCCGTGGTCGAGGTAGAGGTGGTCGTGGTGGTATTCGAAGTGTCCGCGGTGGTAGTCACCACCAAGCCCAACCTTCGGCCTCTGAATT ACCCGTCACAATGCCAATCCAGGAGTTGCCACCAGGTCAATCCCTAGAGACGCCACTGCACCCTAAGAGGGTAAGGGTGCTCGCTGCTGTAGTGGCGAAACACCCAAG ATCAGAAATGTGGAGAACGGACGTTCCGTCCCCGACCAGGAGGGACCAGGAGCTTCCGGTGCCATCACCTGCCCT GCAGCGAAGAAGACGGGGGAGGAAGATGTTGTGCAGCCGCCGCTGGTGCCCCGATCTACCAGGATGTGGATAG
- the LOC101740161 gene encoding aldo-keto reductase AKR2E4-like isoform X2, translated as MAKVSIPTIKLNNGIEFPALGYGTWLGLNDKMEFEITDARKLQDALSYAIDIGYRHIDTAHLYRVEPEVGEVINKKIKDGVVKREDIFVTTKVWHHHHKQADVEVAVRDCLRRLNLEYVDLVLVHWPMSISQEGVDENIDYLETWRGFEEVLKKGLTRSIGVSNFNIEQMKRLLANCNVPPAVNQIEINLNLGQKELVDYCQSKGVVVVAYSPFGTMVPSRNYPDSPEPKMDNPTMLSIAKKHGKTVTQIALRYLYQRGIVSIPKTVTKSRVLENASIFDFQLDDEDVATLAQFDNGFRTIRPLFWQPYENYPFDVVLGQEHEDIPISLLKWKNGVNGDIE; from the exons atggCTAAG GTATCGATTCCAACGATTAAATTGAACAATGGAATCGAATTCCCGGCCCTCGGCTACGGGACCTGGCTAGGACTGAACGATAAG ATGGAATTCGAAATCACGGACGCGCGTAAACTACAGGACGCATTATCGTACGCCATCGATATAGGTTATCGACATATCGACACGGCGCATCTCTACCGAGTCGAGCCGGAGGTCGgggaagttataaataaaaaaattaaggacgGTGTTGTCAAACGCGAAGACATTTTTGTTACTACAAAG GTGTGGCACCACCACCACAAGCAAGCGGACGTCGAGGTGGCGGTGCGCGACTGCCTCAGGAGACTGAATCTGGAGTACGTGGACTTGGTATTGGTGCACTGGCCAATGTCGATCTCG CAAGAAGGGGTAGACGAAAATATCGACTACCTGGAGACGTGGAGAGGGTTTGAGGAGGTCCTCAAGAAGGGACTGACCAGGTCCATCGGCGTGTCCAACTTCAACATCGAACAGATGAAGAGGTTACTAGCCAACTGCAACGTGCCGCCCGCCGTCAACCAGATCGAG ATCAACCTAAATCTCGGTCAGAAGGAATTGGTGGACTACTGTCAGTCCAAGGGCGTGGTGGTGGTCGCGTACTCGCCATTCGGAACGATGGTGCCGTCCAGAAACTACCCGGACAGTCCGGAGCCTAAGATGGACAATCCCACGATGCTCTCGATAGCGAAGAAACACGGGAAGACCGTCACTCAGATCGCCTTAAGATATTTG TACCAGCGCGGGATCGTGTCTATACCGAAGACTGTGACTAAGAGCAGAGTGCTGGAGAACGCCTCGATCTTCGACTTCCAGCTGGACGACGAGGACGTCGCCACCCTGGCGCAGTTCGACAACGGCTTCCGGACGATCAGGCCGCTGTTCTGGCAGCCCTACGAGAACTACCCCTTCGATGTGGTCCTTGGACAAGAGCACGAAGACATACCGATCTCTTTGCTCAAGTGGAAGAATGGAGTCAACGGCGACATCGAATAA
- the LOC101740161 gene encoding aldo-keto reductase AKR2E4-like isoform X1, whose translation MCCFGFQVSIPTIKLNNGIEFPALGYGTWLGLNDKMEFEITDARKLQDALSYAIDIGYRHIDTAHLYRVEPEVGEVINKKIKDGVVKREDIFVTTKVWHHHHKQADVEVAVRDCLRRLNLEYVDLVLVHWPMSISQEGVDENIDYLETWRGFEEVLKKGLTRSIGVSNFNIEQMKRLLANCNVPPAVNQIEINLNLGQKELVDYCQSKGVVVVAYSPFGTMVPSRNYPDSPEPKMDNPTMLSIAKKHGKTVTQIALRYLYQRGIVSIPKTVTKSRVLENASIFDFQLDDEDVATLAQFDNGFRTIRPLFWQPYENYPFDVVLGQEHEDIPISLLKWKNGVNGDIE comes from the exons ATGTGCTGTTTCGGTTTTCAGGTATCGATTCCAACGATTAAATTGAACAATGGAATCGAATTCCCGGCCCTCGGCTACGGGACCTGGCTAGGACTGAACGATAAG ATGGAATTCGAAATCACGGACGCGCGTAAACTACAGGACGCATTATCGTACGCCATCGATATAGGTTATCGACATATCGACACGGCGCATCTCTACCGAGTCGAGCCGGAGGTCGgggaagttataaataaaaaaattaaggacgGTGTTGTCAAACGCGAAGACATTTTTGTTACTACAAAG GTGTGGCACCACCACCACAAGCAAGCGGACGTCGAGGTGGCGGTGCGCGACTGCCTCAGGAGACTGAATCTGGAGTACGTGGACTTGGTATTGGTGCACTGGCCAATGTCGATCTCG CAAGAAGGGGTAGACGAAAATATCGACTACCTGGAGACGTGGAGAGGGTTTGAGGAGGTCCTCAAGAAGGGACTGACCAGGTCCATCGGCGTGTCCAACTTCAACATCGAACAGATGAAGAGGTTACTAGCCAACTGCAACGTGCCGCCCGCCGTCAACCAGATCGAG ATCAACCTAAATCTCGGTCAGAAGGAATTGGTGGACTACTGTCAGTCCAAGGGCGTGGTGGTGGTCGCGTACTCGCCATTCGGAACGATGGTGCCGTCCAGAAACTACCCGGACAGTCCGGAGCCTAAGATGGACAATCCCACGATGCTCTCGATAGCGAAGAAACACGGGAAGACCGTCACTCAGATCGCCTTAAGATATTTG TACCAGCGCGGGATCGTGTCTATACCGAAGACTGTGACTAAGAGCAGAGTGCTGGAGAACGCCTCGATCTTCGACTTCCAGCTGGACGACGAGGACGTCGCCACCCTGGCGCAGTTCGACAACGGCTTCCGGACGATCAGGCCGCTGTTCTGGCAGCCCTACGAGAACTACCCCTTCGATGTGGTCCTTGGACAAGAGCACGAAGACATACCGATCTCTTTGCTCAAGTGGAAGAATGGAGTCAACGGCGACATCGAATAA
- the LOC101740031 gene encoding aldo-keto reductase AKR2E4-like: protein MNKVNVPNFKLNNGDEIPALGYGTWLGVSEKSSGADQPAEEFGFDFDGTDIPKLLDALSYAIDIGYRHIDTAHFYRVEPEIGQVVQEKINEGVVRREDLFITTKVWQHYHRAADVEVSLRASLHRLGLDHVNLVLMHWPMSISQEGVDEKIDYLETWRGFEEVLKKGLTKAIGVSNFNIEQMKRLLTNCNVPPAVNQIEVNLNLSQADLVDYCQANEVVVVAYSPFGTMVPSRATLNSPEPKLDNPAMLAIGRKYGKTVTQVNLGYLYQRGIVSIPKTVTKSRVLENASIFDFQLDDEDVATLAQFDNGFRTVRPLFWQPYENYPFDVVPGQKHVDIPIAMRKWKNGANGDID from the exons ATGAATAAG gtGAATGTACCCAATTTCAAACTAAACAATGGCGATGAGATCCCAGCTCTGGGCTATGGTACGTGGTTAGGAGTCAGCGAAAAG TCGTCGGGTGCTGATCAACCTGCCGAAGAATTTGGT TTTGATTTCGACGGCACTGACATCCCGAAGCTGTTGGACGCTCTCTCCTACGCCATAGACATCGGCTATCGTCACATAGACACAGCGCACTTCTACAGGGTTGAGCCAGAGATAGGCCAAGTCGTCCAGGAGAAAATAAATGAGGGTGTCGTAAGGAGAGAAGATCTTTTTATAACAACCAAG gttTGGCAACACTACCATCGTGCAGCCGATGTTGAAGTCTCGTTGAGGGCTTCTCTGCATCGTCTAGGACTTGACCACGTCAACTTAGTGCTTATGCACTGGCCTATGTCAATTAGT CAAGAAGGGGTAGACGAAAAGATCGACTACCTGGAGACGTGGAGAGGGTTTGAGGAGGTCCTCAAGAAGGGGCTGACGAAGGCCATTGGCGTGTCCAACTTCAACATCGAACAGATGAAGAGGTTACTAACCAACTGCAACGTGCCGCCCGCCGTCAACCAGATCGAG GTCAACTTGAACTTGTCTCAAGCAGATTTAGTCGATTACTGTCAAGCGAATGAGGTTGTGGTTGTGGCGTATTCGCCTTTCGGGACCATGGTTCCGTCTCGAGCAACCCTCAACAGTCCAGAGCCGAAGCTTGACAACCCTGCCATGCTGGCTATAGGAAGGAAATATGGGAAGACGGTCACTCAAGTCAATTTGGGATACTTG TACCAGCGCGGTATAGTGTCTATACCGAAGACTGTGACCAAGAGTCGAGTGCTGGAGAACGCCTCGATCTTCGACTTCCAGCTGGACGACGAGGACGTCGCCACTCTGGCGCAGTTCGACAACGGCTTCCGGACGGTCAGACCGCTGTTCTGGCAGCCCTACGAGAACTATCCCTTCGACGTGGTCCCTGGACAGAAGCACGTCGACATACCGATCGCCATGCGCAAATGGAAGAATGGTGCCAACGGTGACATCGATTAA